The following proteins are co-located in the Corynebacterium aquilae DSM 44791 genome:
- a CDS encoding DEAD/DEAH box helicase, protein MVDSALTGFRPEVATWFSEVFSAPTAVQRGAWEEISRNQHALIVAPTGSGKTLAAFLWALNCLAGKPGQLPLPDVLENPRPAPPAGADTNADTPDSTAVPTAGDPSTPSTGVRVIYISPLKALGVDVERNLRAPLTGISRTAARMGLPMPEIRVGVRSGDTTAAERQKQLKNPPDILITTPESLYLMLTSKASQVLRTVDTIIIDEIHAVAGTKRGVHLALSLERLEHLCATPPQRIGLSATVRPLETVARFLGGHRLVSIVNPPATKKWNMCVHSPVPNMSDLPTPEPGSRIGENLVDDQLGLTAPLDARAPFEPDNQPGIQPDSQPDSQPENLGAIASAILPPPTHTPAEQQPEQATDPGALWATQGPVATPVAGTVHFDDTPAETPTAPTAPAPGEFTDADEQAFTLQGTTATENSIWPFIENAVYQEITTATSTLVFVNSRRTAERLTSRINELYASEHAPEQLSASMRRPPAQLGKVGDVAGTAATLIARAHHGSVSKDERATTEAMLKAGELKAVVATSSLELGIDMGAVDKVVLVQSPPSVASGLQRVGRAGHNVGAESTGSFYPLHRADLISTCVVVDRMRRGDIEELTVPTNALDVLAQQTIAMAAQGEITADDWYDTVRKAMPYAQLPRPVFDSVIDLVSGVYPSTDFSELRPRVIYDRVSGILSARPGAQRIAVTSGGTIPDRGLFGVFLVGGADGGAPRRVGELDEEMVYESRVGDVFTLGASSWRIEEITKDQVLVTPAPGHTGRLPFWNGDQASRPYELGLAIGAFRRTALNDPTTLDAIGIDDYARNNVTDYLTEQQQALGVIPDERTLVLERFRDELGDWRVILHTPFGRAINAPWALAVGHRIAHTTGMDAQAVAGDDGIIIRLPESDTEPGIDLFTFDADDIATIVTEHVGNSALFASRFRECAARALLLPRRHPGKRAPLWQQRQKAAQLLDVAKRYPSFPIILETVRECLQDVYDLPHLEHICREIAANTIRIAEVTTDTPSPFATSLLFNYTGAFMYEGDSPAAEKRAAALALDPALLAQLLGDIELKDLLDPDVVLEVSALVRRTHPTRQATTPEHLIDALHTLGPIPVEELHHYVTEELFSPNLIDNLLALPGHRVMQVRIAGREHLALTQEAALLRDALGIPAPPGVAAHPDTIPDAAEQLISRYARTHGPFTTQDVADAFGLGYAIAHNTLHHLDGINDGRYSADTPQWCDTGVIRMMRTRSLAKARQQAEPVSHTALARFITDWHHIAPTGARPTLHGVDGVYQVLEQLAGVRLPASAWETLILPSRVANYHPSMLDELCLSGDVTIHGAGQAGSNDPWIMLLPIDYAAELAPLTTTDDPQHSGLHEKLLTILGRGGGYFFPELVAETNGPDDDGLVIPGTTNEQDIRRALWELVERGLVTPDGFAPIRARLAGGTTATTAHKKRRTPNRSRLRMGRTSFAQEHRATSTPADMRGRWSLATTPNPEPTARSVAHGEAWLDRYGVVTRGSVVSEDVTGGFALAYKVLSTFENNGKALRAYVIEGLGAAQFSTTAIIDRIRGHQDSADQTGWPSGTTEPNTYLLASCDPANPYGAAIPWPDTIRGSRAAGAMVTLTDGVLTAHLSRGGKTLQLVEDLPAGITTADTIPRIIAALSDAIAQQRMQAITIETINHTPVFDSPHMAHLRAAGAALTPKGLKITAATTAPSPHTRPHNRRATDLNPQATTSDIPTHNNPFGTTGRGRNARR, encoded by the coding sequence ATGGTTGATTCGGCGTTGACAGGCTTCCGCCCAGAGGTAGCCACCTGGTTTTCCGAGGTGTTTTCCGCACCCACTGCAGTCCAACGCGGCGCCTGGGAAGAAATCTCACGCAACCAACACGCCCTCATCGTCGCCCCCACCGGTAGCGGTAAAACCCTCGCCGCCTTCCTGTGGGCGCTGAACTGCCTGGCCGGCAAACCCGGCCAGCTGCCCCTGCCCGATGTGCTGGAAAACCCCCGGCCGGCCCCACCGGCAGGCGCCGACACAAACGCCGACACCCCTGACTCCACCGCTGTCCCCACTGCCGGCGACCCCAGCACTCCCAGCACCGGGGTGCGCGTCATCTACATCTCCCCGCTGAAAGCCCTTGGCGTCGACGTCGAACGCAACCTCCGGGCGCCACTGACCGGTATTAGCCGTACCGCCGCCCGCATGGGTCTACCCATGCCCGAGATCCGCGTCGGGGTCCGCAGCGGCGACACCACCGCTGCGGAACGACAAAAACAACTCAAAAACCCACCAGACATCCTCATCACCACCCCCGAATCGCTGTACCTGATGCTGACCTCCAAAGCATCCCAGGTGCTGCGCACCGTCGACACCATCATCATCGACGAAATCCACGCCGTCGCCGGCACCAAACGCGGCGTGCACCTAGCGCTGTCGCTGGAAAGGCTCGAACACCTCTGCGCCACACCCCCACAGCGCATCGGACTATCCGCTACCGTCAGGCCGCTGGAAACCGTCGCACGCTTCCTCGGCGGGCACCGACTCGTCAGCATCGTCAACCCGCCCGCCACCAAAAAGTGGAACATGTGCGTGCACTCCCCGGTGCCCAACATGAGCGACCTTCCCACCCCGGAACCCGGCTCACGCATCGGCGAAAACCTCGTCGACGACCAACTCGGACTCACCGCGCCCCTGGACGCCCGCGCACCCTTTGAGCCGGACAATCAACCGGGTATCCAGCCGGACAGCCAGCCGGATAGCCAGCCAGAAAACCTTGGCGCGATCGCCTCCGCCATCCTCCCGCCCCCTACTCACACCCCCGCCGAGCAACAGCCAGAACAGGCCACAGACCCCGGGGCGCTGTGGGCCACCCAAGGGCCGGTGGCCACCCCGGTTGCGGGCACCGTCCACTTCGACGACACCCCCGCCGAGACCCCCACCGCCCCCACGGCGCCCGCCCCCGGGGAATTCACCGACGCCGACGAACAAGCCTTTACCCTGCAAGGCACCACCGCCACCGAAAACTCCATCTGGCCCTTCATCGAAAACGCCGTCTACCAAGAAATCACCACCGCCACCTCCACCCTCGTCTTCGTCAACTCCCGCCGCACCGCCGAACGACTCACCAGCCGCATCAACGAGCTCTACGCCAGCGAACACGCCCCCGAACAACTCAGCGCCAGCATGCGCCGCCCACCGGCACAGCTCGGCAAAGTCGGCGACGTCGCCGGCACCGCCGCCACCCTCATCGCCCGCGCCCACCACGGATCCGTCAGCAAAGACGAACGCGCCACCACCGAAGCGATGCTCAAAGCCGGCGAACTCAAAGCCGTCGTCGCCACCTCCTCCCTCGAACTCGGCATCGACATGGGGGCAGTCGACAAAGTCGTCCTCGTCCAATCCCCGCCCAGTGTCGCCAGCGGCCTGCAACGCGTCGGACGCGCCGGCCACAACGTCGGCGCCGAAAGCACCGGCAGCTTCTACCCCCTCCACCGCGCAGACCTGATCTCCACCTGCGTAGTCGTCGACCGCATGCGCCGCGGCGACATCGAAGAACTCACCGTCCCCACCAACGCCCTCGACGTACTCGCCCAACAAACCATCGCCATGGCAGCCCAAGGCGAGATCACCGCCGACGACTGGTACGACACCGTCCGCAAAGCCATGCCCTACGCGCAGCTGCCGCGCCCCGTCTTCGACTCCGTCATCGACCTCGTCAGCGGCGTCTACCCCTCCACAGACTTCTCCGAACTCCGCCCCCGCGTCATCTACGACCGGGTCAGCGGCATCCTCAGCGCCCGCCCCGGCGCCCAACGCATCGCCGTCACCTCCGGCGGCACCATCCCCGACCGCGGACTCTTCGGCGTCTTCCTCGTCGGCGGCGCCGACGGCGGAGCACCCCGCCGCGTCGGCGAACTCGACGAAGAAATGGTCTACGAATCCCGCGTCGGCGACGTCTTCACCCTCGGCGCATCCTCCTGGCGCATCGAAGAAATCACCAAAGACCAAGTACTCGTCACCCCCGCCCCCGGCCACACCGGCCGACTACCCTTCTGGAACGGCGACCAAGCCAGCCGCCCCTACGAACTCGGCCTCGCCATCGGCGCATTCCGCCGCACCGCCCTCAACGATCCCACCACCCTCGACGCGATAGGCATCGACGACTACGCCCGCAACAACGTCACCGACTACCTCACCGAACAACAACAAGCCCTCGGCGTCATACCCGACGAACGCACCCTCGTCCTCGAACGCTTCCGCGACGAACTCGGCGACTGGCGCGTCATCCTCCACACCCCCTTCGGCCGCGCCATCAACGCCCCCTGGGCGCTCGCCGTCGGCCACCGCATCGCCCACACCACCGGCATGGACGCCCAAGCCGTCGCCGGCGACGACGGCATCATCATCCGACTACCCGAATCCGACACCGAACCCGGCATCGACCTATTCACCTTCGACGCCGACGACATCGCCACCATCGTCACCGAACACGTAGGAAACTCCGCCCTGTTCGCCTCCCGCTTCAGGGAATGCGCCGCCCGCGCCCTCCTCCTGCCACGCCGCCACCCCGGCAAACGCGCCCCCCTATGGCAACAACGCCAAAAAGCCGCCCAACTCCTCGACGTCGCCAAACGCTACCCAAGTTTCCCCATCATCCTGGAAACCGTCCGCGAATGCCTCCAAGACGTCTACGACCTGCCCCACCTCGAACACATCTGCCGCGAAATCGCCGCCAACACCATCCGCATCGCCGAAGTCACCACCGACACCCCCAGCCCCTTCGCCACCTCACTGCTGTTCAACTACACCGGCGCCTTCATGTACGAAGGCGACAGCCCCGCCGCCGAAAAACGCGCCGCCGCCCTCGCCCTCGACCCCGCACTACTCGCCCAACTCCTCGGCGACATCGAACTCAAAGACCTCCTCGACCCCGACGTCGTCCTCGAAGTCTCAGCACTAGTCCGCCGCACCCACCCCACCCGCCAAGCCACCACCCCCGAACACCTCATCGACGCCCTCCACACCCTCGGCCCCATCCCCGTCGAAGAACTACACCACTACGTCACAGAAGAACTATTCTCCCCAAACCTGATCGACAACCTCCTCGCCCTCCCCGGCCACCGCGTCATGCAAGTACGCATCGCCGGACGCGAACACCTGGCCCTGACCCAAGAAGCCGCCCTGCTACGCGACGCCCTCGGAATCCCCGCCCCACCCGGAGTCGCCGCCCACCCCGACACCATCCCCGACGCCGCCGAACAACTCATCAGCCGCTACGCCCGCACCCACGGGCCCTTCACCACCCAAGACGTCGCCGACGCCTTCGGCCTCGGCTACGCCATCGCCCACAACACCCTGCACCACCTCGACGGCATCAACGACGGCCGCTACAGCGCCGACACCCCACAATGGTGCGACACCGGCGTCATCCGCATGATGCGCACCCGCTCCCTGGCCAAAGCCCGCCAACAAGCCGAACCGGTCTCCCACACCGCCCTCGCCCGCTTCATCACCGACTGGCACCACATCGCCCCCACCGGCGCCCGCCCCACCCTCCACGGCGTCGACGGCGTCTACCAAGTCCTCGAACAACTCGCCGGCGTCCGCCTGCCCGCCAGCGCCTGGGAAACCCTCATCCTGCCCAGCCGCGTCGCCAACTACCACCCCAGCATGCTCGACGAACTCTGCCTCTCCGGCGACGTCACCATCCACGGCGCCGGCCAAGCCGGCAGCAACGACCCCTGGATCATGCTGCTCCCCATCGACTACGCCGCCGAACTCGCCCCACTCACCACCACCGACGACCCCCAACACAGCGGCCTGCACGAAAAACTCCTCACCATCCTCGGCAGGGGAGGAGGCTACTTCTTCCCCGAACTCGTCGCCGAAACCAACGGACCAGACGACGACGGCCTGGTCATCCCCGGCACCACCAACGAACAAGACATCCGCCGCGCCCTCTGGGAACTCGTCGAACGCGGCCTAGTCACCCCAGACGGCTTCGCCCCCATCCGCGCCCGCCTCGCCGGCGGCACCACCGCCACCACCGCCCACAAAAAACGCCGCACCCCCAACCGCTCCCGCCTACGCATGGGCCGCACCAGCTTCGCCCAAGAACACCGCGCCACCAGCACCCCCGCCGACATGCGGGGACGCTGGTCACTGGCCACCACCCCCAACCCCGAACCCACCGCCCGCTCCGTCGCCCACGGCGAAGCCTGGCTCGACCGCTACGGAGTCGTCACCCGCGGCAGCGTCGTCAGCGAAGACGTCACCGGCGGCTTCGCCCTCGCCTACAAAGTGCTCTCCACCTTCGAAAACAACGGCAAAGCCCTCCGCGCCTACGTCATCGAAGGCCTCGGCGCAGCCCAATTCTCCACCACCGCCATCATCGACCGCATCAGAGGCCACCAAGACAGCGCCGACCAAACCGGCTGGCCCAGCGGCACCACCGAACCTAACACCTACCTCCTCGCCTCCTGCGACCCCGCCAACCCCTACGGCGCAGCCATCCCCTGGCCCGACACCATCCGCGGCAGCCGCGCCGCCGGCGCCATGGTCACCCTCACCGACGGCGTCCTCACCGCCCACCTCAGCCGCGGCGGCAAAACCCTCCAACTCGTAGAAGACCTCCCCGCCGGCATCACCACCGCCGACACCATCCCCCGCATCATCGCCGCCCTAAGCGACGCCATCGCCCAACAACGCATGCAAGCAATCACCATCGAAACCATCAACCACACCCCCGTGTTCGACTCCCCCCACATGGCCCACCTCCGCGCCGCCGGAGCCGCACTGACCCCCAAAGGCCTCAAAATCACCGCCGCCACCACCGCACCCAGCCCACACACCCGCCCCCACAACCGCCGCGCCACCGACCTCAACCCACAAGCCACCACCAGCGACATCCCCACCCACAACAACCCCTTCGGCACCACCGGAAGAGGACGCAATGCCCGAAGGTGA
- a CDS encoding chorismate mutase, translating to MTQEANDTFDIRVPSGTDDPLSDAEIRRYREEIDRLDRVILDAVKRRSEVSQAIGKTRMGSGGTKLVHTREVAIINQFRQEIGEEGPALASILLRMGRGKLG from the coding sequence ATGACACAAGAAGCGAACGACACCTTTGACATCCGGGTGCCCTCCGGCACCGATGATCCCCTTTCCGACGCGGAAATCCGTCGTTATCGCGAAGAAATCGACCGCCTCGACCGCGTCATCCTCGACGCCGTCAAACGCCGCTCCGAAGTCTCCCAAGCCATCGGCAAAACCCGCATGGGCTCCGGCGGCACCAAACTGGTCCACACCCGCGAAGTCGCCATCATCAACCAATTCCGCCAAGAAATCGGCGAAGAAGGCCCCGCCCTCGCATCCATCCTGCTGCGCATGGGCCGCGGGAAACTCGGCTAA
- the pgi gene encoding glucose-6-phosphate isomerase, translating into MSFDISSTEQWQKLETHHNELAHTTLRELFDADAQRAESLTLDAAGLHVDLSKNLITSETVSLLVDLAKAAGLEQRREEMFNGTHINNTEDRAVLHTALRMPVEDELSIDGQDVAADVHDVLSRMRDFARALRSGEWLGHTGHTIKTIVNIGIGGSDLGPAMAVQALRSEATAGISARFVSNVDPADFHAKVDDLDPGSTLFVVASKTFTTQETLANAHAAKRWLLEAFDGDESAVAKHFVAVSTNAEKVAEFGIDTRNMFGFWDWVGGRYSVDSAIGLSLMAVIGPMDFMRFLEGFHAMDVHFRTAELDKNLPVLMGLLGVWYGDFYGADTHAVLPYSQDLARFPAYLQQLTMESNGKSVRRDGSAVSVNTGEIYWGEPGTNGQHAFFQLLHQGTRLVPADFIGFARPRQDLPTADGTGSMHNLLMSNFFAQTKVLAFGKNEQEISAEGVPVELVTHKVMPGNRPTTTILAEELTPFILGSLIALYEHIVFVQGVIWDINSFDQWGVELGKKQAGDLLPAVNGDENVDSGDSSTDSLISWFRANREG; encoded by the coding sequence ATGTCTTTCGACATCTCCAGCACCGAGCAATGGCAGAAGCTTGAAACCCACCACAACGAGCTGGCGCACACCACTTTGCGCGAACTGTTCGATGCCGACGCACAACGCGCCGAGTCCCTCACCCTCGATGCTGCGGGCCTCCACGTCGACCTGTCGAAAAACCTCATCACCTCCGAAACCGTGTCCCTCCTGGTTGACCTGGCCAAGGCCGCCGGCCTGGAGCAGCGCCGTGAGGAAATGTTCAACGGCACCCACATCAACAACACCGAAGACCGCGCAGTGCTGCACACCGCCCTGCGCATGCCCGTCGAAGACGAACTGAGCATCGATGGTCAAGATGTGGCCGCCGACGTCCACGACGTGCTGTCCCGCATGCGTGACTTCGCCCGCGCACTGCGCAGCGGCGAATGGCTCGGACACACCGGACACACCATCAAGACCATCGTCAACATCGGCATTGGTGGCTCCGACCTGGGCCCCGCCATGGCAGTCCAGGCCCTGCGCTCCGAGGCCACCGCGGGCATTTCCGCCCGCTTCGTATCCAACGTTGACCCCGCAGACTTCCACGCCAAGGTCGACGACCTCGACCCGGGTTCCACCCTGTTCGTCGTCGCCTCGAAGACCTTCACCACCCAGGAAACCCTCGCCAACGCCCACGCCGCCAAGCGCTGGCTGCTTGAGGCTTTCGACGGTGACGAATCGGCCGTCGCCAAGCACTTCGTGGCAGTGTCCACCAACGCGGAAAAGGTAGCCGAATTCGGCATCGACACCCGCAACATGTTTGGTTTCTGGGATTGGGTTGGTGGCCGCTACTCCGTGGACTCCGCCATCGGCCTGTCCCTGATGGCCGTGATTGGCCCCATGGACTTCATGCGTTTCCTCGAAGGCTTCCACGCCATGGACGTCCACTTCCGCACCGCCGAGCTCGACAAGAACCTGCCCGTGCTGATGGGCCTGCTCGGAGTCTGGTACGGCGACTTCTACGGCGCCGACACTCACGCCGTGCTGCCCTACTCCCAGGATTTGGCTCGCTTCCCCGCCTACCTGCAGCAGCTGACCATGGAATCCAACGGCAAGTCCGTGCGCCGCGATGGCTCCGCCGTGAGCGTCAACACTGGCGAAATCTACTGGGGTGAGCCCGGCACCAACGGCCAGCACGCCTTCTTCCAGCTGCTGCACCAGGGCACCCGCCTAGTCCCGGCGGACTTCATCGGTTTCGCCCGCCCCCGCCAGGATCTGCCCACCGCCGACGGCACCGGCAGCATGCACAACCTGCTGATGAGCAACTTCTTCGCCCAGACCAAGGTGTTGGCATTCGGCAAGAACGAGCAGGAAATCTCCGCAGAAGGCGTGCCGGTGGAATTGGTGACTCACAAGGTCATGCCCGGCAACCGCCCCACCACCACCATCTTGGCTGAGGAACTCACCCCCTTCATCCTGGGCTCGCTGATTGCCCTCTACGAGCACATTGTCTTCGTTCAGGGCGTGATCTGGGACATCAACTCCTTCGACCAGTGGGGCGTTGAGCTCGGCAAGAAGCAGGCCGGCGACCTGCTGCCCGCCGTCAACGGCGACGAGAACGTCGACTCTGGCGACAGCTCCACCGACAGCCTGATCTCCTGGTTCCGTGCCAACCGTGAAGGCTAA
- a CDS encoding DNA-formamidopyrimidine glycosylase family protein, with translation MPEGDSVYQLARRLHPLVGATVTHTSLRVPDLATTSLTGHTLNNLWPYGKNLYMQFGDNILHTHLKMEGKWALHRQGTTWRAPGHTARVVLHFNTQPPSELVGHSLGFVRLLHVNDYPEHIKNFGPDLLAATFDHDTAAHNLAKRPDRPIGAALLDQSNLAGIGNEYRAEICFLCGVHPGQATKNTNIDQILTVSRRLMWANRLSPMRVTTGVKKAGENSYVFGRAGRPCRRCATPIVKDTLGGIDRGGDSGELERIIWWCPQCQPTPPHWQYDHRLTGAGLINDLPPHHPTHRNTAT, from the coding sequence ATGCCCGAAGGTGATTCCGTCTACCAACTCGCCCGCCGCCTACACCCCCTAGTCGGCGCCACCGTCACCCACACCAGCCTCCGCGTCCCAGACCTCGCCACCACCAGCCTCACCGGCCACACCCTCAACAACCTCTGGCCCTACGGCAAAAACCTCTACATGCAATTCGGCGACAACATCCTCCACACCCACCTAAAAATGGAAGGAAAATGGGCACTACACCGCCAAGGCACCACCTGGCGCGCCCCCGGCCACACCGCCCGCGTCGTCCTCCACTTCAACACCCAACCCCCCAGCGAACTCGTCGGACACAGCCTCGGATTCGTCCGCCTCCTCCACGTCAACGACTACCCCGAACACATCAAAAACTTCGGCCCCGACCTCCTCGCCGCCACCTTCGACCACGACACCGCCGCCCACAACCTCGCCAAACGCCCCGACCGACCCATCGGCGCAGCACTACTCGACCAAAGCAACCTCGCCGGCATCGGCAACGAATACCGAGCCGAAATCTGCTTCCTCTGCGGCGTCCACCCCGGACAAGCAACCAAAAACACCAACATCGACCAAATCCTCACCGTCTCCCGCAGACTCATGTGGGCCAACCGCCTATCACCCATGCGCGTCACCACAGGCGTGAAAAAAGCCGGCGAAAACTCCTACGTCTTCGGCCGCGCCGGACGCCCCTGCCGACGCTGCGCAACCCCCATCGTCAAAGACACCCTCGGCGGAATCGACCGCGGCGGCGACAGCGGAGAACTAGAAAGAATCATCTGGTGGTGCCCCCAATGCCAACCCACACCCCCACACTGGCAATACGACCACCGACTCACCGGCGCCGGACTCATCAACGACCTACCACCACACCACCCCACACATCGAAACACCGCCACCTAA
- a CDS encoding TM2 domain-containing protein encodes MTTPHGNFGQPQQPNGSFGFGAQPGDAFGGYQQPQAPQGGYQQPQAPQGGFQQQYPVQAGYQQPAADPAVVQQPAGYAPQQMFAPTGSQFAPGGLGYPQVSDKRMAIAAILAFFTGAFGIHDFYLGYTKQGFIKLGLSFAGVVLSVIDDGLLLIFAVNIWALVDFFMILTRNGRLATDSSGRRLG; translated from the coding sequence ATGACTACTCCCCACGGTAATTTTGGTCAGCCCCAGCAGCCGAATGGTTCTTTTGGTTTTGGTGCTCAGCCTGGTGACGCTTTTGGTGGCTACCAGCAGCCGCAAGCTCCGCAGGGTGGCTACCAGCAGCCGCAGGCCCCGCAGGGTGGATTCCAGCAGCAGTATCCGGTGCAGGCGGGTTATCAGCAGCCTGCAGCTGATCCGGCGGTGGTGCAGCAGCCGGCTGGCTATGCCCCGCAGCAGATGTTTGCTCCTACTGGGTCCCAGTTCGCCCCGGGTGGGTTGGGTTATCCGCAGGTGTCGGATAAGCGGATGGCGATCGCGGCTATTTTGGCGTTTTTCACTGGTGCTTTTGGCATTCATGATTTCTACTTGGGTTACACCAAGCAGGGGTTTATTAAGTTGGGTTTGTCTTTTGCTGGGGTGGTGTTGTCTGTGATTGATGATGGTTTGTTGCTGATTTTTGCGGTCAATATTTGGGCGTTGGTTGATTTCTTTATGATTTTGACCCGCAATGGTCGCTTGGCGACTGATTCCTCGGGGCGTCGTTTGGGTTAG
- a CDS encoding MFS transporter, whose protein sequence is MTSSSRVRPHWVAGLAIILTALNMRAAVTGLSPLLPRLMHDLGLSGTQIGVLGMIPTAMFAVSAISSPKLLKVLTIPRALFLAMVLTAGGQILRVAIPTFTGMFAGSLCALFAIGVTNALLPLAVRAFYPSRVPGWSMTYLVVMQIGMAGAPLLAEPLALWGDSSTNGHGWRISLGSWSLMAILAALAWIPLLATPRSKVADQASKRGEKMLPVWKTPVGLGLATMFGFTSFATYAMMLFLPQMYVDGGASPQFAALMLSVWAGLGLALAFIGPWLVGRFEDPFPAIVFFLILFIIGNFGIALAPMRAPWLWVIISALGPCTFPMGLTLVNVRARTMAGATALSAFGQGAGYTIACGGPLFYGILHEHVAGWVWPNVVTAVVLTIVAVGGFFATRNTTVEQQLGLIPPGRA, encoded by the coding sequence ATGACATCTTCATCGCGTGTTCGTCCTCATTGGGTAGCTGGACTTGCCATCATCCTGACGGCGCTGAACATGCGAGCGGCAGTCACCGGACTTTCCCCACTGCTGCCACGCCTGATGCATGACCTGGGGCTAAGCGGCACCCAGATTGGTGTGCTGGGAATGATCCCCACCGCCATGTTCGCGGTCTCCGCGATTTCAAGCCCAAAACTGCTCAAAGTTCTCACCATCCCGCGCGCATTGTTTCTTGCGATGGTGCTCACCGCTGGCGGCCAGATCCTCCGAGTAGCGATCCCCACCTTCACGGGAATGTTCGCCGGCTCACTGTGCGCACTATTCGCGATCGGCGTGACCAATGCGTTGCTCCCCCTGGCAGTTAGGGCTTTCTACCCATCCCGGGTACCCGGCTGGTCCATGACGTATTTGGTGGTAATGCAGATCGGCATGGCCGGCGCCCCACTGCTCGCCGAACCGCTGGCACTGTGGGGTGATTCCAGCACCAATGGGCACGGCTGGCGAATCAGCCTAGGCTCCTGGTCACTGATGGCAATCCTCGCAGCACTGGCCTGGATTCCCCTTCTAGCCACCCCCAGGTCGAAAGTTGCGGACCAGGCTTCCAAACGCGGAGAGAAAATGCTACCCGTGTGGAAAACCCCAGTCGGCCTGGGCTTAGCCACCATGTTCGGGTTCACCTCCTTCGCGACCTACGCCATGATGCTGTTTTTGCCCCAGATGTATGTCGATGGGGGCGCCAGTCCCCAGTTCGCCGCCCTGATGCTGTCGGTGTGGGCCGGCCTGGGTCTGGCTCTGGCGTTCATCGGCCCGTGGCTGGTGGGCCGTTTCGAAGATCCTTTCCCAGCGATCGTGTTCTTCCTGATCCTGTTCATCATCGGTAACTTCGGTATCGCCCTGGCCCCCATGCGCGCACCCTGGTTGTGGGTAATCATTTCCGCTTTAGGACCTTGCACCTTCCCCATGGGTTTGACCTTGGTCAATGTGCGAGCACGCACCATGGCCGGCGCAACTGCCCTGTCTGCTTTCGGGCAGGGCGCCGGCTACACCATCGCCTGTGGCGGGCCGCTGTTTTATGGCATTTTGCACGAACACGTCGCCGGGTGGGTGTGGCCCAACGTAGTTACCGCCGTGGTGTTGACGATCGTCGCGGTGGGTGGCTTTTTCGCAACCCGCAACACGACGGTGGAACAGCAGTTGGGGTTGATCCCGCCCGGACGCGCCTAA